The DNA window GATATAGTTGTCAGTCTTGGAAGGGGCGCAATTGAAGCAATGGCTTGTGGCAGAAATGTTATTATCTATGATATTCATGGGGGAGACGGCTTAATTAATGAAGATAATTTTTTTGAAATAAGAAAAAATAATTTTTCGGGAAGAAGGTTTAGAATAAATTATAATGTGAATAAATTTAAAGAAGAAATTTTAAAATATAATCCTAGAATCGGAGAAAAATTAAGGAAGTTGGTTTTAAGGGAAAATTCAAAAAATGCGATTTTGAAAAAAATTGAAGATATATATAGAGATGCCTTGTATTATGATATTGAAAAAGCTGTGGAAATTAAAAATGTGTGCAATTACGAGAAAAAATTAAAAGAACTTCTAGAAATTTCTAAACAAAAAGATCAAAAAATTAGTGAACTTTATCAAATAATCCGACAAAAAGTTCAGGAAATAGCTAGTTCTAATCAAGTAATACAGAAAAAAGACAGAGACATAAAGGTTATGAAATCATCTAAATTTTGGAAATTAAGAGAAAAATATTTAAAGCTGAAAAAAATACTATTATTTGCTGACAATACTAGACAAATGGTGACTAAACCAGCGTCTAATTATCTGACTTCTGTTATTATCACCGCTCACAATTATGGCAAGTTTTTGAAGGATTGTATTGATTCGGTTCTAGAACAGACAGTGAAACCCAAAGAAATAATAGTAGTTAATGATGCTAGTAATGACAATACTGATGAAATAGTAAAAATTTACGAAAACAAAGTGCAATATTTTAAGGTTGATTTTAAAGATGCACAAAAAGCGAGAAATTTTGGCTTTTCCAAGGCAATCGGAGAATATGTAGTTTTTTTGGATTCAGATGACTATTTCTATGAAGACGCTATTGAAAAAATGCAGTCAGAAATGGAAAGTAATCCAGAATTGAACCTCGTTTATTCTGACAGGACAAATTTTGGCGATGAGACAATTTTAAAAAACATAAATCAGGCATCTAAGTGGTCTTCCGAAAAATTTAATTATGGTAACCTAAAAACTCATAATTATATTCCCCTGCCATCACTCATAAGGAGAAAAAAATTTAAAGGGTTTGATGAAAGAATAAAAAGATTTCAGGATTGGGATGCTTGGCTTACGCTTTTGAAGAATGGTAAGGCCAAGAGAATTACTGAACCACTATATTTTGCCAGATTTCATGGAAAGAATAAAACTTTCACCGTAAATAAGTATATAGAGAAATTGAAAATTTTGCATAAGCACAACATTATCAAAATGGCAAGGGTAAAGGATAAGCGCGAGAAATTGATCCTGGAGAGAACAGTAAATTTATCAAAAAGTAGGATAATTTTCCTAATTTCTATCCAAATTGATATTTCGTCCATTAAAAAATTTCTTTATTCCGTAGATAAATATCATCAAAATAAGAATTTTCTTTTCTATTTAATAAAGAACAATCAGGAAGAAAGTAACATTTTAGAAATAACACACGTCTTAGAAAGGACTGGAATAGAATATCGTATAGTAAGAAAGTATAATATTGACCAAGTCGTCAAGTTTGTTAAAGAAAACAGCATCATTCCCCTTTATGACGCTGATTATCTCGTGATGTTTCGCCGAAGTAACAATCCAGATTTAGCTAATTTTATTCCTGGCAAAGAGATCCACGCCCTTTACGATTGTGAAAAAGATATATTGTCAGTTAATTCCCTGGACGAAATAAATGCCCTTGTCCTTAATAAAAGGGGAATCGGAACTTTAATTGGTTTGTAATAATGGCTACAAATGACTATGTCGCTCTCGTTCTAAGAAATAAATAACAATTTATTCAATAGGAAAAATGAAATTAGAAACATGCATTGTCACGCCAACTTATAACCAAGAGGATTTTACCATCCGCTGTTTTGACAGCATTCGCCGGAACACTGGCGTTCCCTACAAAATTATCTGGATTGATAATGGTTCCACTCCTAAAAGCCGGGAAAAGGTTAAAAAATTTCTTGAAGAAAATAAAATTCCGTATGAGGCGATCCTTAATGAAAAAAACCTCGGCTTCGTCAAGGCCACCAACCAAGGAATGAAAAAAGCGCTGGAATTAGGCACACCCTACATTGTGCTTCAGAACAACGACACGGAGGTCTATGAAGGATGGCTGGAAAGAATGATTGAAGTAGCAGAAAGCGATCCTCACATTGGCATCGTCGGTCCTATTACCTCGCCCTGTAAAAGCTGGCAGTCAATTATTAACTTACAGATAAAAGTCCCGACTTTTTCAAATCTTCCTGAATATAATAATAATTCTGAAGAATATGCTAAGAAAATAGAGAGGTTGTATCAGAAAGAGGAAATGGAGGTAAAACACATGGTAGCATTTTTTTGTACCTTGATAAAAAGTGAATTAGTAAGACAAGTGGGACTGCTTTCTGAAGAATATGGAACGGGATTTGCTGATGATGACGATTATTGTTATAGAGCACGGCAATCCAATTGGAAAATAATGCTGGCTATGGACGTTTTTGTTTTTCATAACCATAGAACCACCTTTAAATCAAGGTTTAACGAAGAAGAAATTAAAGAAATGATAATGAAAAATGTCACTCTCTTCAGAAGTAAATGTAACAACGAAGAAGACCGTTCTGGTAAAGTGTTTAAATTTTGGAAAGTGATCAATAGATATAATAAGTTAAAATGTTTTGATCGACATTATTTTTTTAGTTTATTTCGCAAAGCGTATTGGGTGCTTCATCAACAGGGACTGAAAACCTTTCTTCGCTATACTTGGAAATACCTTATTTATGGAAGAAAGTATTTTAGGTAATGTTCTGTTATTGACTGATTTGTAAGTCATCAAGTTTAGCGGTTTATTGCAACAAAAAACACCCGGGAGGGTGTTTTTTATGTTTCAGAAGATTTCTTTTTACTCCGTTTCTAATTAGTTTTTATTTGAGTCCTCGTCTAAAATTTCTTCGGTAATTCTGTTTTTACAGGTTTCTTTAACTGTGGCATTTTTGATTGTAGAGCAATAGCTGCTGGAAAAATTCATAAGTTTTTGCATAAGATAAAAAGCCGCTTTATTCATTAATCATAAAATCGAGATTCGACCTCGATTACTTGCCTTTTTAACGCCACTTTTTAATATCCGCTACCATCAAGCCCCCGATTTGAGGACCGTCCTCGAATTCGAAGTCCTCGAATTCGAATTATCCGAATTGACTCAGATTCGAGGACCGTCAGATTCGAGGACCGTCCTCGACTGGAAATCAGGTTAATGGTATTATAGAAACATGCAAAGAAGAGAACCTCTTGTTTTGGATGAGTATTACCATATTTATAATCGAGGCGTTGAAAAGAGACAAATTTTTTCCAGTGCGAGGGACTACTCCAGATTTTTAGATTCGCTGGTCAATTTCAACACCAATCTTCCCAGCTGGAAAGTAGGAGGACCCGCCCCGAAAATCGAGGACGGTCCTCGAATTATCAAGCCGGAGGAAAAACTGGTTGATATTGTTTCATATTGTCTAAATCCGAATCACTTTCATTTAATTTTGAAGCAAAGAAAAGATCAGGGAATTACCACGTTTATAAAAAAAGTTTGTACCGGCTACGCAATGTATTTCAATAAAAAATATGATCGCTCCGGTGTTTTGTTTCAAGGAAGGTTTAAATCTGTTTTGATAACTTCCAATGAACAATTGCTCTATGTGTCCGCTTACGTAAATTGTAACAGCGAGATTCATGAGCTTTCCCAAGCAGAAAATTACCCTTGGAGCAGCTTCAGGGTTTATCTTGGAGAAAAGGACAGGATAGGATTAGAAAAAGAAATCGTTCTGGGTCAGTTTAGTGATCCTGCTGAATACAAAAAGTACGCAGTCGAACAGATTAAAATAATAAAAGAAAATAAAAAAGACCGCGAGGCGGATGTGGAACTTGAGTGATTACACTCGAGGACCGTCCTCGAATATATCTTCCGTCACGCGGTTTTCGCAGGTGTTTTTTATGTTTCAGAAGATTTCTTTTTACTCCGTTTCTAATTCGTTTTTGTTTGAGTCCTCGTCTAAAATTTCTTCAGTAATTCTGTTTTTGCAAGTTTCTTTAACTGTGGCATTTTTGATTTCATCGCAAATCTTAAAATCCATTTTGGTGACAGCCATATCTTTCAGGCAATAGTCCTTTTCCAATCCATTCGTATTTTGGCAGTCATCGGTTATTTTTTT is part of the Candidatus Moraniibacteriota bacterium genome and encodes:
- a CDS encoding glycosyltransferase, producing DIVVSLGRGAIEAMACGRNVIIYDIHGGDGLINEDNFFEIRKNNFSGRRFRINYNVNKFKEEILKYNPRIGEKLRKLVLRENSKNAILKKIEDIYRDALYYDIEKAVEIKNVCNYEKKLKELLEISKQKDQKISELYQIIRQKVQEIASSNQVIQKKDRDIKVMKSSKFWKLREKYLKLKKILLFADNTRQMVTKPASNYLTSVIITAHNYGKFLKDCIDSVLEQTVKPKEIIVVNDASNDNTDEIVKIYENKVQYFKVDFKDAQKARNFGFSKAIGEYVVFLDSDDYFYEDAIEKMQSEMESNPELNLVYSDRTNFGDETILKNINQASKWSSEKFNYGNLKTHNYIPLPSLIRRKKFKGFDERIKRFQDWDAWLTLLKNGKAKRITEPLYFARFHGKNKTFTVNKYIEKLKILHKHNIIKMARVKDKREKLILERTVNLSKSRIIFLISIQIDISSIKKFLYSVDKYHQNKNFLFYLIKNNQEESNILEITHVLERTGIEYRIVRKYNIDQVVKFVKENSIIPLYDADYLVMFRRSNNPDLANFIPGKEIHALYDCEKDILSVNSLDEINALVLNKRGIGTLIGL
- a CDS encoding glycosyltransferase family 2 protein yields the protein MKLETCIVTPTYNQEDFTIRCFDSIRRNTGVPYKIIWIDNGSTPKSREKVKKFLEENKIPYEAILNEKNLGFVKATNQGMKKALELGTPYIVLQNNDTEVYEGWLERMIEVAESDPHIGIVGPITSPCKSWQSIINLQIKVPTFSNLPEYNNNSEEYAKKIERLYQKEEMEVKHMVAFFCTLIKSELVRQVGLLSEEYGTGFADDDDYCYRARQSNWKIMLAMDVFVFHNHRTTFKSRFNEEEIKEMIMKNVTLFRSKCNNEEDRSGKVFKFWKVINRYNKLKCFDRHYFFSLFRKAYWVLHQQGLKTFLRYTWKYLIYGRKYFR
- a CDS encoding transposase, coding for MQRREPLVLDEYYHIYNRGVEKRQIFSSARDYSRFLDSLVNFNTNLPSWKVGGPAPKIEDGPRIIKPEEKLVDIVSYCLNPNHFHLILKQRKDQGITTFIKKVCTGYAMYFNKKYDRSGVLFQGRFKSVLITSNEQLLYVSAYVNCNSEIHELSQAENYPWSSFRVYLGEKDRIGLEKEIVLGQFSDPAEYKKYAVEQIKIIKENKKDREADVELE